A window of Haliscomenobacter hydrossis DSM 1100 contains these coding sequences:
- a CDS encoding nicotinate phosphoribosyltransferase — translation MTNTSHLSTVYREKFALVADLYHLTMAYGFWKNGLQDRPSVFQLYYRRNPFGNPYAIATGLGLAIDYLQQFRFTVEDIHYLGSLNGADGKPLFDIGFLNYLQRLEFKCDVYAIPEGTAVFPNQPLIRVEGPLLQAQIIESALLNLINFSTLIATKAARVVQAAPGDQILEFGLRRAQGLDGALTASRAAYIGGCHATSNLLAGKYYRIPVRGTHAHSWVMSYGDELKSYRGFASAMPNNCIFLVDTYDTISGIKNAIEVGKELRTTGHDLIGIRLDSGDLGALSKIARQMLDEAGFNNTAILASDCLDENSIKKLKNEGAPINIWGVGTELITGGTQAALGGVYKLAAIQDNDGAWEYRIKKSEDLYKMSNPGIHQVRRYYNAAGIPQADVLFELGKQEPEQELIEMHNGKASPLPSPAPFEDLLVPIFKTGALVYTVPELHQVRERSIQQQLLFKDAEQDFIHGLDRYLYDLKQRFAQKN, via the coding sequence GTGACAAATACATCCCATTTATCTACCGTTTATCGCGAAAAATTCGCCCTGGTTGCGGATTTGTACCATTTGACCATGGCCTACGGTTTTTGGAAAAATGGCCTACAGGATCGTCCTTCCGTTTTTCAATTGTATTATCGGCGCAATCCTTTTGGCAACCCCTACGCCATTGCGACCGGGCTGGGTCTGGCGATTGATTACCTCCAGCAGTTCCGCTTTACCGTGGAAGACATTCATTATCTGGGCTCCTTAAACGGTGCCGACGGCAAACCACTTTTTGACATTGGTTTTTTGAATTACCTGCAAAGACTGGAGTTCAAGTGTGATGTATACGCCATCCCCGAGGGAACTGCCGTTTTCCCCAACCAGCCCTTGATCCGGGTGGAAGGCCCCTTGTTGCAAGCCCAAATCATTGAATCAGCCTTACTGAACCTCATCAACTTTTCAACGCTCATCGCTACCAAAGCAGCACGGGTTGTACAAGCAGCTCCGGGTGACCAGATTTTGGAGTTTGGTCTACGGCGCGCCCAAGGACTTGACGGCGCGCTTACCGCCTCCCGTGCAGCCTATATCGGCGGTTGCCATGCTACCAGTAACTTGCTCGCCGGAAAATACTACCGCATACCCGTACGCGGCACCCATGCCCACAGTTGGGTGATGAGTTATGGTGATGAGCTAAAGTCCTACCGCGGTTTTGCCAGTGCCATGCCCAACAACTGTATCTTTTTGGTCGACACGTATGATACCATCAGCGGAATCAAAAACGCAATTGAGGTGGGCAAAGAACTAAGAACCACTGGCCATGACCTCATTGGCATCCGGTTAGACAGTGGTGATTTGGGTGCCTTGAGCAAGATCGCCCGCCAAATGCTGGACGAGGCCGGTTTCAACAATACCGCAATTTTAGCGAGCGATTGTCTGGATGAAAATTCCATTAAAAAATTAAAAAACGAGGGTGCACCGATCAATATCTGGGGGGTGGGCACCGAGCTGATCACCGGCGGCACCCAGGCTGCACTGGGTGGCGTGTATAAACTTGCTGCCATTCAGGACAACGATGGTGCCTGGGAATACCGCATCAAAAAATCAGAGGATTTGTACAAAATGTCCAACCCGGGAATCCACCAGGTACGGCGCTATTATAATGCGGCAGGAATTCCGCAGGCCGATGTACTTTTTGAACTGGGAAAGCAGGAACCAGAGCAAGAATTGATTGAAATGCACAATGGTAAAGCCAGTCCGCTACCCTCCCCTGCCCCATTTGAAGATTTGTTGGTGCCGATTTTTAAAACCGGTGCATTGGTGTACACAGTCCCGGAGCTACACCAGGTCCGGGAAAGGTCCATCCAGCAACAATTGCTTTTTAAAGATGCGGAACAAGATTTTATACATGGACTAGACCGTTATTTGTACGATTTGAAGCAGCGTTTCGCACAAAAAAACTAA
- a CDS encoding NUDIX hydrolase — translation MKYCYEYPRPAVTVDCIIFGLDESQVLKVLLIQRGHDPYLGHWALPGGFVDLEEDLEFAALRELEEETGVRNVFIEQLFTFGAPHRDPRGRVISVAYYALVNLTDHPVHPSTDAQSAEWFPITALPQLAFDHDVILETALNRLRAKVRYQPIGFELLPEKFTLTQLQNLYETILGLPKNDQLNKRNFRTRIQKMDVLKEVGIQEGVSHRPAKLYSFDKERYEELQKMKYKELVRRGLDFEI, via the coding sequence ATGAAGTATTGCTATGAATATCCTCGGCCAGCAGTTACAGTAGACTGTATCATTTTTGGCCTCGACGAATCTCAAGTGCTTAAAGTGCTGCTCATTCAACGGGGCCATGATCCCTATCTGGGCCATTGGGCTTTACCAGGTGGTTTTGTCGACCTGGAAGAAGACCTTGAGTTCGCCGCATTGCGGGAATTGGAAGAAGAAACGGGCGTACGCAACGTATTCATTGAGCAACTTTTTACTTTTGGTGCCCCCCATCGCGATCCCCGTGGCCGGGTGATCAGTGTGGCATATTATGCACTGGTTAACCTGACGGACCACCCGGTACACCCTTCTACCGATGCACAATCCGCCGAATGGTTTCCCATCACCGCTTTACCACAATTGGCCTTTGATCATGATGTTATCCTTGAAACGGCGCTCAACCGACTGAGGGCAAAAGTGCGTTACCAACCGATCGGATTTGAGTTGTTGCCCGAAAAATTTACCTTGACCCAGTTGCAGAATTTGTACGAAACCATCTTAGGTTTGCCCAAAAACGACCAACTGAACAAGCGCAATTTCCGTACCCGCATCCAAAAAATGGATGTATTGAAAGAAGTGGGCATCCAGGAAGGTGTCTCGCATCGCCCGGCAAAACTGTATAGTTTTGACAAAGAGCGCTACGAGGAGTTGCAAAAAATGAAGTACAAGGAGTTGGTTCGCCGTGGGCTCGATTTCGAGATATGA
- a CDS encoding SixA phosphatase family protein codes for MKTVYFVRHAKSSWDNASIKDIDRPLNERGLRDAPEMGLKLKQLDAKIGLIVSSPAKRAYTTATYFAAALGISPDQVVTEPRLYEAMSEDVLEVVSGLSDDFDTVAIFGHNPTLTFIANLFTEDFIDNVPTCGVFRVDANVASWDQFGENSGRLTEFHFPKQFYH; via the coding sequence ATGAAAACCGTATATTTTGTTCGTCACGCCAAATCCAGTTGGGACAATGCTTCCATCAAAGACATTGACCGCCCCCTCAACGAACGTGGCCTGCGTGATGCTCCGGAGATGGGCCTCAAACTCAAACAATTAGACGCCAAGATTGGACTAATCGTCAGTAGCCCGGCCAAAAGAGCTTATACCACTGCAACTTATTTTGCCGCAGCATTGGGTATTTCTCCAGATCAGGTTGTAACAGAGCCTCGTTTGTACGAAGCCATGTCCGAAGATGTACTCGAAGTAGTCAGCGGCTTGTCTGATGACTTCGATACCGTGGCCATATTTGGACACAATCCAACCTTGACCTTTATTGCCAATCTTTTTACCGAAGATTTCATCGACAATGTCCCTACTTGTGGCGTCTTTCGGGTAGATGCCAATGTAGCTTCATGGGACCAGTTTGGAGAAAACAGCGGACGCCTGACCGAGTTCCATTTCCCAAAACAATTCTACCACTGA
- a CDS encoding DUF4296 domain-containing protein: MKLLRIALLPIFLGLFACNVGQQKLPIPEKKLIQILTDAHYAEAALQDVYGTQKDSLKKVYYEEIFQLYQTSEEELTKAMDILRKDPARLDKVYQEVVKNLNG, translated from the coding sequence ATGAAATTGCTGCGTATTGCGCTGTTACCGATTTTTTTGGGGTTATTTGCCTGTAACGTAGGTCAGCAAAAGCTTCCCATTCCGGAAAAAAAACTGATCCAAATCCTGACTGATGCCCACTACGCCGAAGCCGCACTCCAGGATGTGTATGGCACCCAAAAGGACAGTTTGAAAAAAGTTTACTACGAAGAGATTTTCCAACTGTACCAAACTTCGGAGGAAGAATTAACCAAAGCGATGGATATTTTACGTAAGGACCCTGCTAGGTTAGATAAAGTTTACCAGGAAGTAGTAAAGAACCTAAATGGTTAA
- a CDS encoding response regulator transcription factor: MDNIKILIVDDEPDILEILQYNLEKEGYQVVTASSGEEALVVAEKEQPNLIVLDIMMPKIDGVEVCRILRTKPEFDRTAITFLTAREEDYSQIAALDVGGDDYITKPIRPRVFISRIKALLRRSDRLPQEEGLDVIKIGGLSIDRDRVSVQKGEEVIELAKKEFELLFLLVSKPGKVFSREEIFNKVWGTDVIVGNRTIDVHIRKLREKIGDDYIKTIKGIGYKFEF; encoded by the coding sequence ATGGACAACATAAAAATTCTCATCGTTGACGATGAGCCAGACATCCTGGAGATCCTCCAGTACAATCTGGAAAAAGAAGGTTACCAGGTGGTAACGGCCTCTAGTGGTGAAGAAGCGCTGGTGGTCGCCGAAAAGGAACAACCTAACCTGATTGTGCTGGACATCATGATGCCAAAAATTGACGGCGTTGAAGTTTGCCGGATCTTGCGGACCAAACCCGAGTTTGACCGCACCGCCATCACGTTCTTAACTGCCCGGGAAGAAGACTACTCCCAAATCGCCGCTTTGGACGTAGGTGGCGACGATTACATCACCAAGCCCATCCGCCCCCGGGTATTCATCAGCCGGATCAAGGCCCTGTTACGGCGCTCCGACCGCTTGCCCCAGGAAGAAGGCCTGGATGTGATCAAAATTGGTGGCTTGTCCATCGACCGGGACCGGGTGAGTGTACAAAAAGGTGAAGAAGTGATTGAATTGGCCAAAAAAGAATTTGAATTGCTGTTTTTACTCGTTTCCAAACCGGGAAAGGTTTTTTCTCGTGAAGAAATTTTTAACAAAGTATGGGGAACCGACGTCATTGTAGGCAACCGCACGATTGATGTGCACATCCGCAAATTGCGGGAAAAAATTGGCGACGATTACATCAAAACGATCAAAGGGATTGGGTATAAATTTGAATTTTAA
- a CDS encoding sensor histidine kinase produces MLKNPTPRQIAIASAALITAVGVLIFLMVRFLRWDAYPWLEYLTWVLIFFILTYRVVLFFLQNYIYRKIKLIYKTIHQEKINPAEKNKTINADAKIFEEVGEQVAAWAANQQKEIDQLRSWSEYRRAFLGDISHELKTPIFNIQGYIESLIDSGVEDPVFSLSFLKKAAKNVDRLQTIIQDLETISKLETGNMLLEITSFDIRELGKEVFEELEIKAAERNISLDFKEGANQNFRVKADREKIRQVLINLVHNSIKYGIPNGRIKFAFYDMDKRVLIEVADNGIGIPKEHLAHVFDRFYRVDKSRSRTQGGSGLGLSIVKHIIEAHAQTINVRSTPNLGSTFGFTLDKAG; encoded by the coding sequence ATGCTTAAAAATCCAACCCCACGGCAGATAGCCATTGCTTCCGCAGCATTGATTACCGCAGTGGGCGTGCTCATCTTTTTGATGGTGCGTTTTTTGCGCTGGGACGCTTATCCCTGGCTGGAATATTTGACCTGGGTACTCATCTTCTTCATCCTCACCTATCGCGTGGTTTTGTTTTTTTTGCAAAATTACATTTACCGCAAAATCAAACTCATTTACAAAACCATTCACCAGGAAAAAATCAACCCCGCTGAAAAAAACAAAACCATCAACGCCGACGCGAAAATATTTGAGGAAGTAGGCGAACAAGTTGCCGCCTGGGCGGCCAATCAACAGAAAGAAATTGACCAATTGCGCTCATGGAGTGAGTACCGCCGGGCATTTTTGGGCGATATTTCGCATGAGCTTAAAACCCCCATTTTCAACATTCAGGGGTATATCGAATCTTTGATCGATAGTGGAGTTGAAGATCCCGTCTTCAGCCTGTCTTTTTTGAAAAAAGCCGCCAAAAACGTCGATCGCCTGCAAACCATCATTCAGGATCTGGAGACCATTTCCAAGCTGGAAACGGGCAATATGCTGCTGGAAATCACCAGTTTTGACATCCGCGAGCTGGGCAAAGAAGTATTTGAAGAACTGGAAATCAAGGCCGCCGAACGCAACATTTCCCTTGATTTTAAAGAAGGTGCCAATCAAAATTTCCGGGTGAAAGCCGATCGGGAAAAAATTCGTCAAGTGCTGATCAACCTCGTCCACAACTCCATCAAATACGGCATTCCCAACGGGCGCATCAAATTTGCCTTTTACGACATGGACAAACGGGTCTTGATCGAAGTAGCCGACAATGGCATCGGCATCCCCAAAGAGCACCTTGCCCACGTTTTTGACCGTTTCTACCGCGTGGACAAAAGCAGATCGCGCACCCAGGGCGGTTCGGGTTTGGGTTTGTCCATCGTCAAACACATCATCGAAGCCCACGCACAAACCATCAATGTGCGCTCTACACCCAATTTGGGCTCTACTTTTGGGTTTACACTGGATAAAGCAGGTTGA
- the abc-f gene encoding ribosomal protection-like ABC-F family protein — MLNITNVYIQYGDRILLNRINLTIGEKDKVGLVGRNGAGKSTLLKIIAGEMSPHDGKISRPSGASLGFLHQEMDIPKGRSVLDEVMTAFAEAKDLEIRIAEIHEEMETRTDYESQEYMDLLEEFAHVNDRFHYLGGESAQGEAERVLKGLGFKQTDLSRLTDEFSGGWQMRVELAKMLLRRPDFLLLDEPTNHLDIESIIWLETFLKDYTGAVILISHDKEFLDNVTLRTIEVELGNVFDYKAPYTKFVEMRRERREKQRASYENQQKVIAEKERTISRFMAKATKTKMAQSMQKQLDKIERIEIDDEDIAAMNIRFPTAPRAGQIVVEAHHLEKRYGDLLILDKVEFKMDRGDRVAFVGQNGQGKTTLAKIVVNEIPLSGGKLTLGHNVKIGYYAQNQSETLKSSETLLETMENAAPPEMRSRVRHILGAFMFSGEDADKKVSVLSGGERARLALACLLLNPFNLLVLDEPTNHLDIISKDVLKAALMEYDGSLIVVSHDRDFLSGLTNRTVEFRDRHLYNHIGDVNAFLEKRQLDNMRQVELSTKTTTPAVVASSNGTSNGTPARELSFEERKRLQRNVSNAEKKIERLEEDLVKFQKLMSDPEFYSKPDSTKTMQAYEAKKKELEGAMEEWEMATMELEG, encoded by the coding sequence ATGCTCAACATAACCAACGTTTACATCCAGTACGGAGACCGAATTTTGCTCAACCGCATCAACCTCACCATTGGTGAAAAAGACAAAGTGGGTCTGGTAGGACGCAATGGTGCCGGCAAGTCAACGCTGCTCAAAATAATCGCTGGCGAAATGAGTCCCCACGATGGCAAGATCAGTCGGCCAAGTGGCGCTTCCCTGGGTTTTTTGCACCAGGAAATGGATATTCCCAAGGGACGTTCCGTGTTGGACGAGGTCATGACCGCCTTCGCCGAAGCCAAAGACCTCGAAATTCGCATCGCCGAAATCCACGAGGAAATGGAAACGCGTACCGACTACGAGAGCCAGGAATACATGGATCTGCTGGAGGAATTTGCCCACGTCAACGATCGTTTCCACTACCTCGGTGGCGAATCAGCACAGGGCGAAGCCGAAAGGGTACTCAAAGGTTTGGGCTTCAAACAAACGGACCTCTCGCGCCTCACCGACGAATTCAGCGGGGGCTGGCAAATGCGGGTGGAATTGGCCAAGATGCTCTTGCGCCGCCCCGACTTCCTGCTCCTTGACGAACCGACTAACCACCTCGACATTGAATCCATCATCTGGCTGGAAACCTTTTTGAAGGATTATACCGGGGCGGTTATCCTCATCTCGCACGATAAAGAATTTCTGGACAACGTGACCCTGCGCACCATAGAGGTAGAATTGGGCAACGTGTTTGACTATAAGGCGCCCTACACCAAGTTTGTCGAAATGCGCCGGGAGCGCCGCGAAAAACAACGCGCCTCCTACGAAAACCAGCAAAAAGTAATTGCCGAAAAAGAACGCACCATCAGCCGGTTTATGGCCAAAGCCACCAAAACCAAGATGGCGCAATCGATGCAAAAGCAGTTGGATAAAATTGAACGCATCGAAATCGACGACGAGGACATCGCCGCCATGAACATCCGCTTCCCGACTGCACCCCGCGCCGGGCAAATTGTGGTGGAAGCCCATCACCTGGAAAAACGATACGGCGATCTGCTGATTTTGGATAAAGTTGAGTTCAAAATGGACCGTGGCGACCGGGTGGCTTTTGTCGGCCAAAACGGGCAGGGTAAAACCACTTTGGCCAAAATCGTCGTCAACGAAATACCACTCAGTGGCGGTAAACTGACCCTGGGCCACAACGTCAAAATTGGTTACTACGCCCAGAACCAAAGTGAGACCCTGAAATCGAGCGAAACCCTGCTGGAAACCATGGAAAACGCGGCTCCGCCAGAAATGCGCAGTCGGGTACGCCATATTTTGGGCGCATTTATGTTCAGCGGTGAAGACGCCGACAAAAAAGTATCGGTGCTTTCCGGGGGCGAACGCGCCCGTTTGGCCCTGGCCTGTTTATTACTCAATCCCTTCAACCTGTTGGTACTCGACGAACCGACCAACCACTTGGACATCATCTCCAAAGACGTACTCAAAGCGGCTTTGATGGAATACGATGGTTCCTTGATCGTGGTTTCTCACGACCGAGACTTTTTGTCGGGCCTCACCAACCGTACCGTAGAGTTCCGCGACCGCCACCTCTACAACCACATCGGCGACGTGAACGCTTTCCTCGAAAAACGGCAGTTGGACAACATGCGCCAGGTGGAATTGAGCACCAAAACCACCACACCTGCGGTTGTTGCCTCCAGCAATGGCACTTCCAACGGCACCCCCGCCCGCGAACTGAGCTTCGAAGAACGCAAACGCCTGCAACGAAACGTGAGCAACGCCGAAAAAAAAATTGAACGCCTAGAAGAGGATTTGGTCAAATTCCAAAAACTGATGTCCGATCCCGAGTTTTATAGCAAGCCAGATTCTACCAAAACCATGCAGGCTTACGAGGCCAAGAAGAAGGAATTGGAAGGCGCGATGGAGGAATGGGAAATGGCGACGATGGAGTTGGAGGGGTGA
- a CDS encoding PVC-type heme-binding CxxCH protein, with product MTSKLYAFSLALLACAWFTLAPKALKPKGTPANATEFRLVQDEALGTIAVFTAKGKTPVLTQNAKADFRPFLHPIIAPDGNGVLTEYSPGHHKHQTGIYWGFTRVNGRDYFHHPEGDYWRRVSATVIKAKGPEVKWETVYDLLDEKGNTVLTETQTWTMREQDGKYLLDLEWAGEAQTDVTIGKYDYGGLFVRMPWKAGIQGEVINAARQRNEKAEGQRAGWVDVGMQIEGRNDWGHIAILDHPENKGFPQTWRVDGQLGIGPARARTADWQIPKGKVEVIKYQLVLYTGTLDDVKMNSIWSAYSGQDMMYSLWGIAQAEGRDAKFLSPEEAVKAMTLKEGFKVNTWASEPMMTQPMAFCWDDRGRLWVAENRDYESRGYGFSKAGNSRILILEDTDHDGVADSKKVFLEGIAFPAAIAVGFDGLFLGAPPNLLFVPDRNHDDVADMDNIEVRLTGWGIRDRHETLNSLHWGPDGWLYGCQGFATPSKVRKPTGKGRIYKHNDPFPEDILNAEGVDINGGVWRYHPVKDKFEVVAHGFSNPWGIDYDAKGQLFISACVIPHMWHIIPGGVYHRQGGQHFNPYLYSDIRTIAEHSHRSAHGGARVYQSDAFPTEHQGRIFMANIHEHAVLSDILENKGSGFVAKHGDDLLLANNAQWVGFSMEVGPDGGLYVLDWHDADICGKEVLNGETGRVFRIMPTTSLAQNWEGRYADLTKLSDVQLVELQKSPSDWHSRRARLILQARASKTALDKTAVANLQSIFQSHPNPDYRLRGMWSLHTTGNLTAEKLLTSLSDADPHIRAWAIQLLCEDKAPSSAAVEKFVAMAKADPSPVVRLYLASAMQRLDKDSAWKIAEQLAKHGEDQEDHNLPKMIWFGLEPLVKANPERALALAGQAEIPLISRYVARRIIDANAPDVLVSALAKNPKRKINMLEGMRDGLEARYDLKAPANWAALYAKFRQAKGPVQDLATQIAQRFGDTEATQKALITLKNKNALLAQRQQALKTMAARKRTELVAEIPALLNEPALRLDVIQAIADYDVESLAKLLIAQYPNFNAAEKQQAIQSLSSRPRYGWQLTQALKTEAIPKRDVPPYAARQLLRVVGSGFIEVWGPIEQEPSLEKAYSKYQRMITEKALLSANAAKGELVFQAACGSCHKMYGKGGNIGPDLTGSNRANLDYILFNVLNPSGEIQDDYKLVVLTTRDGRTYSGNVVSENERQLTFRTVGQEAVVLDKSAIQSREVMPTSLMPVGLFDPLSETEVLDLVKYLRTTEGGKVGKK from the coding sequence ATGACATCCAAATTGTACGCTTTTTCCCTAGCCCTGCTCGCTTGTGCCTGGTTTACCCTAGCCCCCAAAGCGCTTAAGCCAAAAGGCACCCCAGCCAATGCTACCGAATTTCGCCTGGTCCAAGACGAAGCACTCGGCACCATTGCGGTTTTTACCGCCAAAGGAAAAACGCCCGTGCTGACCCAAAATGCCAAAGCGGATTTTCGGCCTTTTTTACATCCCATCATCGCCCCGGATGGCAATGGCGTGCTGACGGAATACAGCCCCGGCCACCACAAACACCAAACTGGCATTTATTGGGGTTTCACCCGGGTCAATGGGCGGGATTATTTTCATCACCCGGAGGGGGATTATTGGCGGAGGGTTTCGGCTACCGTCATCAAAGCCAAAGGGCCGGAGGTAAAATGGGAAACCGTTTACGATCTCTTGGATGAAAAGGGCAATACCGTGCTGACTGAAACCCAAACCTGGACCATGCGGGAGCAAGACGGCAAATACCTCCTGGATTTGGAATGGGCGGGTGAGGCCCAAACCGATGTCACGATTGGCAAGTATGATTACGGTGGTCTGTTTGTGCGCATGCCCTGGAAAGCGGGCATCCAAGGTGAGGTGATCAATGCCGCCCGTCAACGCAACGAAAAAGCCGAAGGCCAACGCGCTGGCTGGGTCGATGTAGGCATGCAGATAGAAGGGCGCAATGATTGGGGACACATCGCCATTTTGGACCACCCCGAAAACAAAGGTTTCCCCCAGACCTGGCGGGTAGATGGGCAATTGGGCATCGGCCCGGCCCGGGCACGTACTGCTGATTGGCAAATCCCCAAAGGCAAAGTGGAGGTCATCAAATACCAATTGGTTCTATATACGGGCACACTCGACGATGTAAAAATGAACAGCATCTGGAGTGCCTACAGCGGCCAGGATATGATGTACTCGCTATGGGGCATTGCGCAAGCCGAAGGCCGCGACGCAAAGTTTTTGAGCCCTGAGGAAGCAGTTAAGGCCATGACCCTCAAGGAAGGATTTAAAGTAAATACCTGGGCCTCCGAACCGATGATGACCCAGCCGATGGCTTTTTGCTGGGACGACCGTGGCCGACTCTGGGTGGCCGAAAACCGCGACTACGAGTCGCGTGGATACGGGTTTTCAAAAGCAGGCAATAGCCGGATTTTGATTTTGGAAGACACCGACCACGATGGGGTAGCCGATTCAAAAAAAGTATTTTTAGAAGGCATTGCTTTTCCTGCGGCCATCGCCGTGGGATTTGATGGGCTGTTTTTGGGCGCACCGCCTAACCTACTTTTTGTACCCGACCGCAACCATGACGATGTGGCCGATATGGACAACATTGAAGTGCGACTGACTGGCTGGGGAATCCGCGACCGTCACGAGACTTTGAACAGTTTGCACTGGGGGCCAGATGGCTGGTTGTATGGTTGCCAGGGTTTTGCTACACCTTCCAAAGTGCGCAAACCGACTGGCAAAGGCCGGATTTACAAGCACAATGACCCTTTTCCAGAAGACATCCTCAATGCGGAGGGCGTGGACATCAATGGCGGAGTTTGGCGCTATCACCCAGTTAAAGACAAATTTGAAGTAGTGGCCCACGGATTCAGCAACCCCTGGGGTATCGATTACGATGCCAAGGGGCAACTGTTCATCAGCGCCTGCGTCATCCCGCACATGTGGCACATCATCCCCGGAGGCGTTTACCACCGCCAGGGCGGGCAACATTTCAACCCCTATTTGTACAGCGACATCCGCACCATTGCTGAACACAGCCACCGTTCCGCGCATGGTGGCGCCAGGGTGTATCAGTCCGATGCCTTTCCTACGGAACATCAGGGGCGCATTTTTATGGCCAACATCCATGAACACGCGGTTTTGTCGGATATTTTGGAGAATAAAGGATCCGGTTTTGTGGCCAAACATGGCGACGATCTGCTCTTGGCCAACAACGCGCAATGGGTTGGCTTCAGCATGGAAGTGGGGCCCGATGGTGGCTTGTACGTGTTGGACTGGCACGATGCCGATATTTGTGGCAAAGAGGTGCTAAATGGTGAAACAGGGCGGGTGTTTAGAATCATGCCGACCACTTCATTGGCGCAAAACTGGGAAGGACGTTATGCCGATTTGACCAAATTGTCGGATGTGCAATTGGTGGAATTGCAAAAAAGCCCCAGCGATTGGCATTCCCGTCGGGCAAGATTGATCCTGCAAGCCAGGGCGAGCAAAACGGCTTTGGACAAAACGGCAGTCGCCAATTTGCAAAGCATTTTTCAAAGCCATCCCAATCCAGATTACCGACTCCGGGGGATGTGGAGCTTGCACACCACGGGAAACTTAACTGCCGAAAAACTACTGACCTCCCTCAGCGATGCCGACCCCCACATCCGGGCCTGGGCCATTCAGCTGTTGTGTGAAGACAAAGCGCCTTCCAGCGCAGCGGTGGAGAAGTTTGTAGCCATGGCCAAAGCCGACCCTTCGCCCGTAGTAAGGCTTTATCTGGCGTCGGCGATGCAGCGCCTCGACAAGGATTCGGCCTGGAAAATTGCCGAACAATTGGCCAAACATGGTGAAGACCAGGAAGACCACAATTTGCCCAAAATGATCTGGTTTGGCCTCGAGCCATTGGTAAAAGCCAATCCCGAGCGGGCACTAGCTTTGGCCGGGCAAGCCGAAATCCCTTTGATCTCCAGGTACGTTGCCCGGCGCATCATTGATGCCAATGCCCCGGATGTTTTGGTCAGCGCTCTGGCCAAGAACCCCAAACGCAAAATAAATATGCTGGAAGGCATGCGCGACGGCCTGGAAGCCAGGTATGACCTGAAAGCCCCGGCAAATTGGGCGGCGCTGTATGCCAAATTTCGCCAGGCCAAAGGCCCCGTCCAGGACTTGGCTACCCAAATCGCCCAACGTTTTGGCGATACCGAGGCCACCCAAAAGGCCTTGATCACCTTGAAAAACAAAAATGCTCTCCTCGCACAACGGCAGCAAGCGTTAAAAACAATGGCTGCTCGCAAACGAACGGAACTGGTGGCGGAAATCCCTGCATTGCTCAATGAACCAGCTTTGCGTTTGGATGTGATTCAAGCCATTGCCGATTACGATGTAGAGTCATTGGCGAAATTGTTGATCGCGCAATACCCTAATTTCAATGCTGCCGAAAAGCAACAGGCCATTCAATCCCTGTCTTCCCGGCCTCGTTATGGCTGGCAATTGACACAGGCTTTAAAAACGGAGGCGATTCCCAAACGGGATGTACCACCTTATGCTGCCCGGCAATTGTTGCGCGTGGTGGGCAGCGGATTCATTGAAGTCTGGGGGCCGATTGAACAAGAGCCTTCTCTGGAAAAGGCCTACTCGAAATACCAGCGCATGATCACCGAAAAGGCTCTGCTTTCCGCCAATGCGGCCAAGGGTGAACTGGTTTTTCAAGCGGCTTGTGGATCTTGCCATAAAATGTACGGCAAAGGTGGCAACATCGGTCCGGACTTGACGGGTTCAAACCGCGCCAACCTGGATTATATTTTGTTCAACGTCCTGAATCCCAGCGGCGAAATTCAAGACGATTACAAATTGGTGGTGCTGACTACCCGCGATGGCCGGACCTATTCAGGAAACGTGGTTTCCGAAAATGAACGCCAATTGACCTTCCGGACGGTGGGGCAGGAGGCTGTGGTGCTCGACAAATCGGCGATTCAATCCCGGGAAGTTATGCCCACTTCCTTGATGCCGGTGGGGCTGTTTGATCCACTTTCGGAAACGGAGGTGCTGGATTTGGTGAAATATTTGCGGACAACGGAAGGGGGAAAAGTGGGGAAGAAGTAG